From the Variovorax paradoxus genome, the window GCCGGGCTGACCGCAGGAAGATGCCGAGAACCGCTTGGGGTCCAGGTGCGTGAGGCACGCTTCGGCCAGGATGCTGCGCAATGAATTTCGTCGGGAGACGAAGATCACGCCGATACGTTTTTGCATGGAGTCTTCACTATAGCCAAGGCTTGCGCATCCGTCATGACACCCGGCCCTTTGCACGGCGGCCCTCGATCAGGGCAGACTCGGGGGATGATGGACAAGCACTTCCTCAATCCGCTCTTCGCGCCCTCCTCCGTCGTGGCCTTCGTGGGCCATGCGGACGACCCCGGCGGCCAGCCGCCGGCGGGACGCACGCTGCGCGAAGCCTTCCGTGCCGACCGTTTCGACGGCACGCTGCGCTTTCTCGACGTGCGCACCAAGGGCACGCTCGAGGAGCTCTCGCAGACCCATGCCGACCTGGCGCTGATCGCGCTCGCGCCGCGCGACGTGGCAGCGGCGCTGGAGATCGCGGGCCGCATCGGCTGCACCGCGGCGGTGGTCATCTCGAGCGGCATCGGCGCCGAACAGGCCGCGCAGTGGCGCAAGATCGCCAGGCGCGAAGGCGTTCATCTGCTCGGCCCGAATTCGCTGGGCTTCCAGCGCCCACTGCTGCACCTGAACGCCGGCGTGGCGGGTCCGCTCGCCAGGTCCGGGCCGCTCGCGCTGGTGTCGCAGTCCGGCGCGCTCACGGCGTCGATGCTCGACTGGGCGCGGCAGAACGGCGTGGGCTTCTCGAGCGTCGTCTCGCTCGGCCCTCACACCTCGGTCGACATTCCGCAGGTGCTCGACTTCCTGGCCAACGACCAGGCCACCCACAGCATCATCGTGTACCTCGAAGGCATCGCCGATGCGCGCCGCTTCATGAGCGCGCTGCGCTCGGCTTCGCATGCCAAGCCGGTGGTGGTGCTCAAGGCCGGCCGCAAGCCGGCGGGCAACGAGGCCGCGCAGACGCACAGTGCCGCCATCGTCGGCAGCGACGACGTCTTCGACTCCGCCTTGCGCCGCGCGGGCGCAGTGCGCGTGCGCTCCTTCGTCGAGCTGTTCTCGGCGGCCAAGTGCCTGGCCTCGCGCTACCGGCCGGTGGGCAGGCGACTGGCCGTGGTCACGAACGGCGGCGGGCCCGGCGTGCTGGCGGCCGACTGGATCAACGAGATCGGGCTCGACCTCGGCAAACTGTCCGCGCCGTCGCAGAAGGTGCTGTTGCCCGGGCTGCCGCCGCTGGCGTCGCTCGCCGACCTGATCGACCTGTCGGAAGACGCCCAGCCCGCGCACTACCGCGCGGCCATCGATGCCGCCTCGGCCGACAGCGAGGTCGACGGCGTGCTCGCCATCTTCTCGCCCAAGCCCGGCGCCGACGCGGCCGCCACCGCCAAGGCGCTGGCCGACATTCCGCGCCCGATGAACAAGCCGCTGCTGGCCTGCTGGATGGGCGACTCGTCGGTGGGCAAGGCGCGCTCCGTGCTGGCCGACGCGACCATCCCGAGCTTTCGCACGCCCGAAGCCGCCGTGGGCGCCTTCGGCAACATCGCGGCCTTCTACCAGAACCAGCAGCTGCTGCAGCAGACGCCGCCGCCGCTGTCGGCGCTGGCCAAGCCCGACATCGACGGCGCGCGCCTGCTGATCGAGAGCGTGCTGGCCGAACGCCGCAAGGTGCTGACGGAGATGGAGTCGAAGTCGCTGCTGTCGTCGTTCCACATTCCGATCACGCGCACGCTGCTCGCACGCAGTGCGAACGAGGCCATGATGATCGCCACGCAGCTCGGCTTTCCGGTGGCGCTCAAGATCGACTCGCCCGACATCCCGCACAAGTCCGACGTCGAGGGCGTGGCCCTCAACGTGCTCAATGGCACCGCCGCGCGCGACACCTACCTCGAGATGATGGAGCGCGTGTCCCGGCTCGCGCCCGAGGCGCGCATCAACGGCATCACTGTGCAGAAGATGGTGCGCGCGCGGCGCGGCCGCGAGATCTACGTGGGCATGGTGACCGACGAGCCTTTCGGGCCGGTCATCGTGTTCGGCGCCGGCGGCACCATGATCGAGCTGCTGAACGACCGGGCCATGGAGCTGCCGCCGCTCAACCAGTTCCTGGCGCGCCGGCTCATCGAGCGTTCGCGCGTCGCCGAGACGCTGGGCGAGTGGCGCGGCGCCAGCGCGGTGGACATGGAAGCGCTCGAGGACGTGCTGCTGCGCGTATCGGAGATGGTGTGCGAGCTGCCCGAGCTGCGCGAGATGGACATCAACCCCATCATCGTGGACGAGTCGGGTGCGATCTCGGTCGATGCGCGCATCGTGATCGAGAGCAGCTCGCAGGGTGTCGCGGGCAACACGGGCCATGCAGGCAACGGCTACCAGCACCTCGCCATCATGCCGTACCCCGCGCGCTACCGGCGCGAGTGGCCGCTGCCGGGCACGGGCGGCGGCACGTACATCGTGCGGCCGGTGCATCCGAACGATGCGCAGATGCTGCAGTCGCTCGTTCAGGGCCTGTCGCCCGAAAGCCGCTGGTTCCGCTTCGTCTCGCGCTTCCACGAGTTGCCGCCTTCGATGCTCTCGCGCTTCACGCTGATCGACTACGACCGCGAAATGGCGCTGGTGGCCGTGGTGCTCGACCGGAGCGCGTCGCCCGACGGGACGATCCTGGAAAGCGAGCGCATCGTGGGCGTGTCGCGCTACATCACCAACCCCGACCAGACCAGCTGCGAGTTCTCGCTGGTGGTGGCCGACGAGTTCAGTGGCAAGGGCATCGGCTCGCGCCTGATGGAAAGCATCATCGACGTGGCGCGCGACAAGGGCCTCGCCGAGATGGACGGGCTGGTGCTGGCCAACAACCCCGACATGCTGAAGCTGGTGCGCCGGCTGGGGTTCACGGTGAAGTCGTTCCCGGAGGACCCCGATTTCAAGCTCGTGAGCTACATGCTTTAGCCGAAGACATGCCCGTCGTAAGCTAGCCGGGTTCCAGCTTCCGTTTTCCGCTTCCATGATCCGAACGCTCCTGCGTCACATCGGCCGCTTCCTGCTGTCGCTCGCCGTGCTCCTGACCTCGGCATGGGCCTGCCTCGCACTCTGGTACCAGCTGCCCGGCCCGCCTGCCGTGAAGATCGGCGCCGGCGTGCTGTGGGCGGGCTTCGGCCTCGTGGCGATCGCGCTGGCGTGGCGCGGACGGGCGGCGCGCGCCCTGCTCTCGTACGCGGTGAGCTTCGCGCTGCTGCTGGGCTGGTGGGGCACCATTCTTCCGTCGCAGGACCGCGTGTGGGCCGACGACGTGGCCAGGCAGGTCACGGGCCGCGTCGAAGGCAGCGTCGTCACCATGGACAACGTGCGCAATTTCGACTGGCGCACCGACACCGACTACATGCAGCGCTGGGAAACGCGCCGCTACGACCTCGACCGCCTGCGCAGCGTGGACGTGGCGCTGTCGTACTGGACCGGCCCGGCCATCGCGCACACGCTGGTGTCCTTCGGCTTCGACGACGGCCGGTTCGTCACTTTCTCGATCGAGATCCGCAAGGAACGCGGCGAGAGCTTCTCGTCCATCGGCGGCTTCTTCAAGCAGTTCGAGACCAGCCTCATCGCGGCCGACGAACACGACATCCTGCGCGTGCGCACCAATGTGCGCGGCGAGGACGTCTACATGTACCGCGTGCAACTGCCGCAGGCCGAAATGCGCTCTCTGTTCATGGCCTACCTCGGCGAAGGCGCCTCGCTGGCGCAGGCGCCGAGCTTCTACAACACGCTGACCGCCAACTGCACCACCATCGTGTACGCGCTGGCCAGGCGCATCGTGCCGGGCCTGCCGATGGACTGGCGGCTGCTCGCCTCGGGCTACCTGCCCGAATACCTGTTCGACGTGGGCGGCCTCGCGCCGGGCTACAGCATGGAAGCGCTTCGCGCCGCGGGCCGCATCACCGACCGGGCCATCGCCACCGACAAGGCGTCGGGCGCGGATTTCTCGCAGGCCATCCGCAGCGGCATGCCGGGCGTCGCGGTCGTGAAAGCTGTGAAGGCCACGCCATGACGCGCACTCGCCTCGCCGCGCTTGCGGCAGGACTGTGCGCCGCGGCGCTGCTCGCGGGCTGCGCGGGCGTGAAGGTCGGCTCCATCTCGCCGGCCGAGTACCTCGCGCAGCGCCGCGGCGACGTGCTCACCACCGGCAGGCTCAGCACATCCGCACAGGAAGTGCTGCGCGTGATCGGCTCCGGCCCCGACCTGTGCCGCAAGACCGGCCCCGCCTGCCGCAACGCACTGGCCGATTCGCCGGGCATCACCGACGAGCAGCGCCTGTCGGCGCTTTCCGAGGTCTGGCTGCAGGTGGCGCTGGCGGCCGACAAGGGCGTGGCGGCGTCGCCGGGCGACGAGGCCGCATCCGCGGCCACCGCCATCGACGCCTGGCTCGAAACCGCGCGCCATGCCTACGCCTACCTGTTCTTCACGGCCCGCAAGCCGCGCGACCGCGCCTTCGAGGACCGCCAGACGCAGGTGCGCGACTACTACAACTACGCGGTGCAGCAGGCCATCACGGGCTTGTTCCGCACCTACCGGCGCAGCGGCGCACCGGAATCCACGGACGCGCCGCAGCCCGGCACCCGGGTGCAGCGGCCGCCGCAGCCGCCCGAGGTACCGCAGGTCGGCGACTGGCACATTGGCAGCGACGTGACCGCGCTGCGCCTGCCTGCCAACGCCGCGCTGCCCGACGAGCTGATTCCCGCCGCCTCTCTGACTTTCTCGGGCCTGCGCAACACCTACCGGCGCGACGGCTTCGGTGCCGAACTGGTGGCCTCGGCGAGCAAGCGCGCCTACGACCAGGCGCAGGACCCGGCACTGCCCTACCGCGAAACGCCGTTCCCGGCCATCACCGCGCTGCTGCTGTTCGACGGAAAGAACCTCGGCGAGATCCTCGGGACGCGGTCGGTGCGCATCGCCGCCTACGACCCGTACCGCACCGCCACCGTGCAGTTGGCCGGGCAGGATGTGCCGCTGGCCGCCAACTTCACCTCGGGCTACGGCCTGTGGCTGGCGCGCTCCGACTTCGCGCTGCAGGCGCTGCGCAGCCTGTTCGGCAGCGCCGACGGCCTCACGCAGCCGCGCATCTACCTGATGCAGCCCTACGACCCGGACCGCCGCACCATCGTCATGCTGCATGGCCTGGCCAGCAGCCCGGAAGCCTGGATCAACGTGGCCAACGAAGTGCTGGGCGACGAGACGCTGCGCCGGCGCTACCAGATCTGGCAGGTCTACTATCCGACCAATGCGCCGCTGCCGCTGAACAACCAGGCCATCCGCCAGGCGCTGCTGCAGACGCTGGCGCACTTCGACCCGACGGGCAAGGCCACGGCCTCGAATGACATCACGTTGATCGGCCACAGCATGGGCGGCGTGCTGTCGCGGCTGATGGTGTCCTCTTCGGAAGACAAGCTCTGGGACGCCCTGCTCGACAGCTACCCCATGCAGGGCGCCCAGCAGCAGCGCATGGAAGCGAAGCTCTCGCCGTACCTGCGCTTCGAACCGTTGCCGCAGGTGAGCGACGCCATCTTCATCGCCGCGCCGCACCGCGGCACGTCGTTCGCCAACAACCGAGTCTCCCGCTGGGTGTCCAACCTGATCACGCTGCCGGTGACCATGCTCGGGCAGCTCAACGACATCTCGCGCGAGCTGATCCGCATCGCGCCAGCCCGCCAGGACCGGGGCGCCTTCCGCATCCCCAACAGCATCGACAACCTGAGCGACCGCGACCCGTTCGTGCGGCTGTCGTCCGGCCTGCCGATGAATCCGCGCGTGCGCTTCCACTCCATCATCGGCAACGACACGCCGGGCCTGGCGCAGGCGTTGTCGAGCGACGGCATCGTGCCCTACGCCAGCGCGCACCTGGACGGCGCGGCGTCGGAGCTGGTGATTCCGTCTCAGCACAGCGTGCAGGAGAACCCGCTGGCCATACTGGAGATCCGGCGCATCCTCAAGGAGCAACTGGGCGCGCCTGCGGCGCAGGCACGCTAGTTCGCCCTCAGTGCGCGACCACCGTGTTGCGCGTCGCCTTCGCGGCATACAGCCTGCGGTCGGCGCGCGCCAGCAGAGCGTCGACGTCCGCCGCTGCGCCGTCCGTCGTGCTGGCGATGCCCGCGCTGAAGGTCACGCCGCCCGCGGCCTCGGCCTCCTGCGCCATGCGGCCCTGCATGCGCTGGAGCGCCGCCAGCGCGTGTGCCGCGTCGGTGTCGGGCAGCACCAGCAGGAATTCCTCGCCGCCCCAGCGCGCCACCAGGTCGGTTGCGCGCGCATGGCGCAGCAGCGCGCCCGAAAAGGCCTGCAGCACGCCGTCGCCGGCCGCGTGCCCGCGCGTGTCGTTGATGTTCTTGAAGTGATCGATGTCGCACAGCGCCACCGACAGCGGCGTGCCGTGCCGCGCCGAGCGCGCCAGCTCGCGCCGCAGCTGCGGCAGCACGCCGTAGCGGTTGAGCACGCCCGTCAGAAGGTCGGTGTGGGCGGCGCGGCGCAAGGTCTCGCGCAGCTCCTCCTGCAGCCACAGCACGAAGGCCGAGGTGGTCACCATGGTCATCACCATGTTGATCAGCAGGCCCGGCATGGCGCCCTTCAGCACGTCCTCGGGCCGCGCCGCCGCACCGAGCAGCAGCAGCACGTTGGCGACGATCGCGAAACCCATCGCCGTGATCAGGATGCGCACGCCGAAGAACCGGCGCACCGCGACCAGCTCCCGAGCGATCGTCGCCGCCAGCATCGCGACCAGCACCACATGCAGCAGCATCACGCGATGGGCCGGCTCGCTCATGAGCACGCTGGCCGCGGCCACGAACA encodes:
- a CDS encoding bifunctional acetate--CoA ligase family protein/GNAT family N-acetyltransferase, which translates into the protein MDKHFLNPLFAPSSVVAFVGHADDPGGQPPAGRTLREAFRADRFDGTLRFLDVRTKGTLEELSQTHADLALIALAPRDVAAALEIAGRIGCTAAVVISSGIGAEQAAQWRKIARREGVHLLGPNSLGFQRPLLHLNAGVAGPLARSGPLALVSQSGALTASMLDWARQNGVGFSSVVSLGPHTSVDIPQVLDFLANDQATHSIIVYLEGIADARRFMSALRSASHAKPVVVLKAGRKPAGNEAAQTHSAAIVGSDDVFDSALRRAGAVRVRSFVELFSAAKCLASRYRPVGRRLAVVTNGGGPGVLAADWINEIGLDLGKLSAPSQKVLLPGLPPLASLADLIDLSEDAQPAHYRAAIDAASADSEVDGVLAIFSPKPGADAAATAKALADIPRPMNKPLLACWMGDSSVGKARSVLADATIPSFRTPEAAVGAFGNIAAFYQNQQLLQQTPPPLSALAKPDIDGARLLIESVLAERRKVLTEMESKSLLSSFHIPITRTLLARSANEAMMIATQLGFPVALKIDSPDIPHKSDVEGVALNVLNGTAARDTYLEMMERVSRLAPEARINGITVQKMVRARRGREIYVGMVTDEPFGPVIVFGAGGTMIELLNDRAMELPPLNQFLARRLIERSRVAETLGEWRGASAVDMEALEDVLLRVSEMVCELPELREMDINPIIVDESGAISVDARIVIESSSQGVAGNTGHAGNGYQHLAIMPYPARYRREWPLPGTGGGTYIVRPVHPNDAQMLQSLVQGLSPESRWFRFVSRFHELPPSMLSRFTLIDYDREMALVAVVLDRSASPDGTILESERIVGVSRYITNPDQTSCEFSLVVADEFSGKGIGSRLMESIIDVARDKGLAEMDGLVLANNPDMLKLVRRLGFTVKSFPEDPDFKLVSYML
- a CDS encoding DUF4105 domain-containing protein, whose amino-acid sequence is MIRTLLRHIGRFLLSLAVLLTSAWACLALWYQLPGPPAVKIGAGVLWAGFGLVAIALAWRGRAARALLSYAVSFALLLGWWGTILPSQDRVWADDVARQVTGRVEGSVVTMDNVRNFDWRTDTDYMQRWETRRYDLDRLRSVDVALSYWTGPAIAHTLVSFGFDDGRFVTFSIEIRKERGESFSSIGGFFKQFETSLIAADEHDILRVRTNVRGEDVYMYRVQLPQAEMRSLFMAYLGEGASLAQAPSFYNTLTANCTTIVYALARRIVPGLPMDWRLLASGYLPEYLFDVGGLAPGYSMEALRAAGRITDRAIATDKASGADFSQAIRSGMPGVAVVKAVKATP
- a CDS encoding esterase/lipase family protein; this translates as MTRTRLAALAAGLCAAALLAGCAGVKVGSISPAEYLAQRRGDVLTTGRLSTSAQEVLRVIGSGPDLCRKTGPACRNALADSPGITDEQRLSALSEVWLQVALAADKGVAASPGDEAASAATAIDAWLETARHAYAYLFFTARKPRDRAFEDRQTQVRDYYNYAVQQAITGLFRTYRRSGAPESTDAPQPGTRVQRPPQPPEVPQVGDWHIGSDVTALRLPANAALPDELIPAASLTFSGLRNTYRRDGFGAELVASASKRAYDQAQDPALPYRETPFPAITALLLFDGKNLGEILGTRSVRIAAYDPYRTATVQLAGQDVPLAANFTSGYGLWLARSDFALQALRSLFGSADGLTQPRIYLMQPYDPDRRTIVMLHGLASSPEAWINVANEVLGDETLRRRYQIWQVYYPTNAPLPLNNQAIRQALLQTLAHFDPTGKATASNDITLIGHSMGGVLSRLMVSSSEDKLWDALLDSYPMQGAQQQRMEAKLSPYLRFEPLPQVSDAIFIAAPHRGTSFANNRVSRWVSNLITLPVTMLGQLNDISRELIRIAPARQDRGAFRIPNSIDNLSDRDPFVRLSSGLPMNPRVRFHSIIGNDTPGLAQALSSDGIVPYASAHLDGAASELVIPSQHSVQENPLAILEIRRILKEQLGAPAAQAR
- a CDS encoding GGDEF domain-containing protein; the protein is MPFLDPPTLLLANLLVGLTLVLVFMSTRVGLGSGARGMRSWLAGDVVLLTGQAVIAIDAVDFGRLLDIPPLTLSSGLVTAGIALHLVGIHRHARPAQKGAAPHAVALGLGVFVAAASVLMSEPAHRVMLLHVVLVAMLAATIARELVAVRRFFGVRILITAMGFAIVANVLLLLGAAARPEDVLKGAMPGLLINMVMTMVTTSAFVLWLQEELRETLRRAAHTDLLTGVLNRYGVLPQLRRELARSARHGTPLSVALCDIDHFKNINDTRGHAAGDGVLQAFSGALLRHARATDLVARWGGEEFLLVLPDTDAAHALAALQRMQGRMAQEAEAAGGVTFSAGIASTTDGAAADVDALLARADRRLYAAKATRNTVVAH